A portion of the Halodesulfovibrio aestuarii DSM 17919 = ATCC 29578 genome contains these proteins:
- a CDS encoding phage virion morphogenesis protein, with protein sequence MAGASFKMDMCKVLSWADKEITGEQQQRRLAIDIGEMLVSRTQQRFEDQKAPDGSSWKPSMRAKEMGGVTLTSTSELKNSIGYMASSEGVSVGSNKVYAAIHQLGGEIKGKKGKLKFRLPNGQFVQVDKVTVPQREFLGISDEDKEEAAELIKSYMQTAVGQSK encoded by the coding sequence ATGGCTGGTGCATCTTTCAAAATGGACATGTGCAAGGTGCTGAGCTGGGCTGACAAAGAAATAACCGGGGAGCAGCAGCAAAGACGGCTTGCAATAGATATCGGTGAAATGCTGGTCAGCCGTACACAACAGAGATTTGAAGATCAGAAAGCACCAGACGGTTCAAGTTGGAAACCATCCATGCGCGCTAAAGAGATGGGCGGGGTAACCCTGACAAGCACAAGTGAACTGAAGAACTCTATTGGCTACATGGCTAGTTCAGAGGGCGTTAGCGTCGGTTCAAATAAAGTCTATGCTGCAATTCACCAGCTCGGTGGAGAAATCAAAGGCAAAAAGGGAAAGCTTAAGTTTCGGCTACCCAATGGACAGTTTGTACAAGTGGACAAAGTGACAGTGCCACAGCGGGAATTTTTGGGAATTAGCGACGAGGATAAAGAAGAGGCCGCAGAGCTTATTAAAAGTTACATGCAGACCGCAGTAGGACAGTCAAAATGA
- a CDS encoding phage protein Gp36 family protein yields the protein MPYCELADLYDVIPKGYLDAADKVTPGIVERKMGSVSRVIDDTLRQHYVLPLQDVPETIKQMAIVMAAYEAVGGITAVKKEGGNDNKLLVLQDLYKQARADLAAIRSWKMKLVFSGEAVVDTPTGGMAVVSRKRRFDFKGW from the coding sequence TATCCCGAAGGGCTATCTTGACGCGGCAGACAAGGTTACGCCGGGAATTGTGGAAAGAAAGATGGGGAGTGTGAGCCGAGTCATTGATGACACGCTGCGCCAACATTATGTGCTTCCGCTTCAGGACGTGCCCGAAACTATTAAGCAGATGGCGATTGTCATGGCGGCGTATGAGGCGGTTGGCGGTATTACGGCAGTCAAGAAAGAGGGCGGAAACGACAACAAGCTTCTTGTGCTGCAAGACCTTTATAAGCAGGCACGGGCAGACCTAGCGGCAATCCGATCGTGGAAAATGAAATTAGTATTTTCGGGTGAGGCCGTGGTGGATACACCCACTGGTGGCATGGCTGTTGTGAGTCGCAAGCGTCGTTTTGATTTTAAGGGCTGGTAA